A DNA window from Polyodon spathula isolate WHYD16114869_AA chromosome 18, ASM1765450v1, whole genome shotgun sequence contains the following coding sequences:
- the LOC121294172 gene encoding ubiquitin carboxyl-terminal hydrolase 42-like isoform X3, with the protein MTIVDKPRETSESGQSEPSGSLTPSSSGDMDSSSASWGAVSSALDAPKSKASSVGPTPGAAVYSSSTTPVQEKPKPTIHKDQNLAGGGDGIAPPQKVLFPVEKLCLKWHQIHRIGAGLQNLGNTCFLNSALQCLTYTAPLASYMLSREHSKTCHEAGFCMMCTMQNHITQAFANSGNVIKPMSVINDLKRIAKHFRFGSQEDAHEFLRYTIDAMQKSCLPGNKLDRQTQATTLIHQIFGGYLRSRVKCLNCKAVSDTFDPYLDVALDIKTAQSITKALEQFVKPEQLDGENAYKCTKCKKMVPASKRFTIHRGSNVLTISLKRFANYNGGKITKDVRYPEFLDIRPFMSQYNGEPILYGLYAVLVHSGFSCHAGHYYCYIKASNGQWYQMNDSIVSTSDIRSVLNQQAYVLFYIRSPDIKNGGDYNHSTRTPGQSSPRPIVSQRLGGTKQQTTGFIGPQLPPHMAKSSNHINGNGCVKEVPCSSKASSSNTVINRMGSSQPSTSFKNRALSRPTIIPEPAKRPKLTFQIGQSKSARPSHSQPNFHSSPLDNLYKPSTSTSAIIHSSTASSSSSTAQSTSGAPSSTAPATVSRADTPPDPPRSKMNGNPKRSASCLVPYAEESSEESDEEPGPVTANGHAKPLNGTVNGNRLGTFPTSSATRPLPDLGQNHLGVPHCKAELNGLTTMAVESEDTRLKVETVSCPFKHSKKPIQNGLLKTNGFNHSDKLTSDASNTVESIGTSTTNGPEPAKRQKLTSHVEQSEEEKSHCLPSRGTTFPAAATFVNPCVDRVQNLENCSPASPIDAVRSPAPELCDKTLLEEERAGNTTMNNKTSPHDPDVPVNSNTDNKPNPNRETKMFQIKSENKHSPEEVPITLKQSVASTGDPVQLQTRHSTGLKSPVSCENVGKRVILNTTNSNISPVGDKAKDQMKTCLETIKEESQEAISECRQSPGKDRCAENRKLTSRIYEQPSTSAQSGSKEAEREEKSKITEVPSRSTEKDKPRISDREKHINKSSSLYNERYSQDKRKLSEKYRYHDARSRSRERTNHEKSRLHDKDYYSCKHQSRSRDRSHSRDGYYRDREKDWRGERHTYHSRDSYYRSKEDLDRGFPQSDRDYEKSSSHYNSSWLHKEEPYSKPRWVDGMISKENGYEDFGKQPLDYNSKQPHDYNRGRLDSNHIPHSSSSSHYCEHVKDKRTSGSSGRSSEHNSERRKHESRRHYNDRDAEDSGSERKRRRHRRDESSEERKHKKSKKKKKSKDKYKDRDHRTSTGVQLIENDLIGFIQKSPVFF; encoded by the exons ATGACAATAGTTGACAAACCAAGAGAGACTTCTGAGTCTGGTCAGTCTGAGCCCTCTGGCTCCCTGACCCCCTCCTCCTCTGGAGACATGGACTCAAGCTCAGCGAGTTGGGGCGCTGTATCATCTGCCTTGGACGCCCCTAAAAGTAAAGCCTCTTCTGTAGGACCGACCCCGGGAGCTGCTGTTTATTCCAGTAGTACAACACCtgtgcaagagaaaccaaaacccACCATACACAAGGATCAAA ACTTGGCAGGGGGCGGAGATGGGATCGCTCCTCCACAGAAAGTTCTATTTCCAGTGGAGAAACTCTGCCTAAAGTGGCATCAGATACATCGAATTGGAGCTGGACTCCAAAATCTGGGCAACACTTGCTTCCTGAACTCGGCTCTGCAGTGTCTCACCTACACAGCCCCCCTCGCCAGCTACATGCTGTCCCGTGAACACTCCAAAACAT GCCACGAGGCTGGATTCTGTATGATGTGCACAATGCAGAATCATATCACCCAGGCCTTTGCCAACTCTGGAAATGTCATAAAGCCCATGTCTGTCATAAATGACCTAAAAC GTATCGCCAAACATTTTAGATTTGGGAGCCAAGAGGATGCACATGAATTTCTCCGTTACACTATTGATGCTATGCAAAAATCGTGCCTCCCTGGAAACAA GTTGGACAGACAAACGCAGGCCACCACATTAATACATCAGATCTTTGGGGGCTATTTGAGGTCCAGAG TAAAATGTCTGAATTGCAAAGCGGTTTCTGACACTTTTGATCCGTATCTGGATGTTGCTTTGGATATTAAG ACTGCACAAAGCATCACCAAAGCACTTGAACAGTTTGTAAAACCGGAACAGTTGGATGGAGAAAACGCTTACAAATGCACCAA GTGCAAGAAAATGGTTCCAGCATCAAAGAGGTTTACAATACACCGAGGATCCAATGTGCTTACCATATCCTTGAAGCGTTTTGCCAACTACAATGGGGGCAAGATCACAAAG GATGTGAGGTATCCAGAATTTCTGGATATTCGTCCGTTCATGTCACAATACAATGGGGAGCCAATTCTATATGGCCTGTATGCCGTTTTAGTGCATTCTGGGTTTAGTTGCCATGCTGGACACTACTATTGTTACATAAAG GCCAGTAATGGACAGTGGTACCAGATGAATGATTCTATAGTATCCACTAGCGACATCCGGTCAGTACTCAATCAGCAGGCTTATGTACTGTTTTACATCAG GTCTCCAGATATTAAGAACGGAGGCGATTATAATCATTCCACACGCACCCCAGGACAGTCCTCCCCTCGCCCCATAGTGAGTCAGCGCCTGGGTGGCACCAAGCAGCAGACAACAGGCTTCATTGGACCACAGCTCCCCCCTCATATGGCTAAG agtTCCAACCACATCAATGGAAACGGCTGCGTGAAGGAGGTTCCCTGCAGTTCCAAGGCGAGTTCCAGCAACACTGTTATAAACAGGATGGGGTCAAGCCAGCCTTCCACTTCTTTCAAGAACCGTGCGCTCAGCAGGCCCACCATTATTCCAGAACCCGCTAAAAGGCCAAAGCTGACCTTCCAAATTGgacagagcaaatcagcacgtcCTTCCCATTCCCAGCCCAACTTTCACAGCAGCCCCCTGGACAACCTGTACAAACCCAGCACTTCCACATCCGCCATCATCCACTCCTCAACcgcgtcctcctcctcctctactgCACAGTCTACCTCAGGAGCACCCAGCTCtacggctccagccacagtatcgCGAGCCGACACGCCCCCTGATCCCCCTCGTTCTAAGATGAATGGCAACCCTAAACGTAGTGCCAGCTGCCTCGTTCCGTATGCAGAAGAATCCTCTGAAGAATCGGATGAGGAGCCTGGTCCTGTTACAGCAAATGGGCATGCAAAGCCCCTCAATGGAACAGTTAATGGAAATAGATTGGGCACATTCCCGACCTCAAGTGCCACTCGTCCACTTCCAGACCTCGGACAGAATCATTTGGGTGTACCTCATTGCAAGGCAGAGTTGAACGGCCTGACCACTATGGCAGTGGAGTCTGAAGATACCAGGCTCAAGGTTGAAACAGTGAGCTGCCCATTCAAGCATAGTAAAAAACCCATTCAGAATGGCTTGCTAAAAACGAACGGTTTTAATCACAGTGATAAG CTAACTTCTGATGCATCTAACACTGTGGAAAGCATTGGTACCAGTACTACAAATGGACCAGAACCCGCTAAAAGGCAAAAGCTGACTTCTCATGTCGAACAGAG tgaagaagaaaaaagtcaTTGTTTACCCTCAAGGGGGACAACTTTTCCAGCAGCTGCTACTTTTGTCAATCCCTGTGTGGACAGGGTTCAAAATCTGGAAAATTGTTCACCCGCCTCTCCTATAGATGCAGTCAGGTCTCCAGCCCCTGAACTGTGTGATAAAACTCTTCTTGAAGAAGAAAGGGCTGGCAATACTACCATGAACAACAAAACCTCTCCCCATGACCCTGACGTTCCTGTTAATAGTAATACTGATAACAAACCAAACCCTAATAGGGAAACTAAGATGTTCCAGATAAAGAGTGAAAATAAGCATTCTCCAGAAGAGGTTCCGATCACTCTCAAACAATCTGTTGCAAGTACAGGGGATCCTGTCCAGCTTCAGACGAGGCACTCCACTGGCTTGAAAAGTCCTGTTAGCTGTGAAAATGTTGGTAAACGTGTCATATTAAACACTACTAATTCTAATATATCTCCTGTTGGGGACAAAGCCAAGGATCAGATGAAGACATGTCTTGAGACTATAAAGGAAGAAAGTCAAGAAGCCATATCAGAATGCAGACAGTCCCCAGGGAAAGACAGGTGTGCTGAAAACAGGAAGCTGACATCTCGGATATATGAACAGCCGAGCACCTCAGCTCAGTCTGGTAGCAAGGAAGCAGAAAGGGAGGAGAAAAGCAAAATCACAGAAGTCCCTTCACGTAGCACAGAGAAAGACAAACCCAGAATATCTGACAGggaaaaacatataaacaaatcATCCTCTCTTTATAACGAGAGATATAGTCAAGATAAACGTAAGCTTTCTGAGAAGTATAGGTATCATGATGCTCGATCTAGAAGTAGAGAAAGAACGAACCACGAAAAGAGTAGGCTGCATGATAAAGACTATTATTCCTGTAAACATCAATCCCGTAGCAGAGATAGATCCCATAGTAGGGATGGGTATTATAGAGACAGAGAAAAGGACTGGAGGGGGGAAAGACACACTTACCACAGCAGGGACTCTTACTACAGGTCCAAAGAGGACCTGGACAGGGGGTTCCCTCAAAGCGATAGAGACTATGAGAAGTCATCCAGTCACTATAACAGCAGCTGGCTTCACAAAGAAGAGCCTTACTCTAAGCCCCGATGGGTGGACGGGATGATAAGCAAAGAGAACGGCTATGAAGACTTTGGTAAACAACCACTTGATTACAATAGTAAACAACCACATGATTACAATAGGGGTAGATTAGATTCCAACCATATACCacattcctcctcctcctcccactaTTGCGAGCACGTCAAGGACAAACGCACCTCGGGCTCCAGTGGGAGGAGCTCGGAACACAATAGCGAGCGTCGAAAACACGAGAGCAGGCGGCACTACAATGACCGCGACGCTGAGGATAGCGGCTCAGAAAGGAAGCGGAGGAGACACCGGCGGGACGAGTCTTCGGAGGAGAGGAAACACAAAAAGtcgaagaagaaaaagaagtccaaagataaatacaaagacaGGGACCACAG AACAAGTACAGGTGTGCAGCTAATTGAAAATGATTTAATTGGTTTCATACAGAAGTCACCAGTATTCTTCTGA